The Rhodobacter sp. 24-YEA-8 genome window below encodes:
- a CDS encoding BON domain-containing protein, with protein sequence MANRRYDESQDDQRNRARYERDGGGRDEHTTPWRPRAYDQPHVREDAAETRFRAGSQWDQDRRDYVRAPGRAHDDYGSQDYGQQDYGHAFGFARHERRYDEDGRNWRDEARRDREAAGSFRESAGYPPYVAGFPPRSYDPGIYSAFQGQGRDEPAERGFRGHGPKDYKRSDERIRDDVCDRLADADAVDARGISVDVANGEVTLSGQVSSRYAKRAAEDTVEQCSGIRHVQNNLRIRDTGDETGATSASGVDS encoded by the coding sequence ATGGCAAATCGGCGCTATGATGAGAGCCAGGACGATCAGCGCAACCGGGCCCGCTATGAGAGAGACGGTGGCGGCCGCGATGAGCACACGACGCCCTGGCGGCCCCGCGCATATGATCAGCCACATGTACGTGAAGATGCGGCCGAGACCCGTTTTCGCGCCGGTTCGCAATGGGATCAGGACCGGCGTGATTATGTTCGGGCGCCCGGCAGGGCGCATGATGACTACGGGAGCCAGGATTACGGTCAGCAGGATTACGGCCACGCCTTCGGCTTCGCCCGTCACGAACGCAGATACGATGAGGATGGCCGGAACTGGCGTGATGAGGCACGCCGTGATCGGGAGGCTGCGGGCAGCTTCCGGGAAAGCGCCGGTTATCCCCCCTATGTCGCCGGCTTTCCTCCCCGAAGCTATGATCCCGGAATCTATTCTGCGTTCCAGGGGCAGGGCCGGGATGAGCCGGCAGAGAGGGGATTTCGCGGTCATGGCCCCAAGGATTACAAGCGCAGCGATGAGCGGATCCGGGATGATGTCTGCGATCGGCTGGCCGACGCGGATGCCGTGGATGCGCGTGGCATTTCCGTTGATGTTGCGAATGGAGAAGTCACCCTCAGCGGGCAGGTATCCTCGCGATATGCGAAACGCGCCGCAGAAGACACCGTCGAGCAATGTTCAGGGATAAGGCATGTCCAGAACAACCTTCGTATTCGTGACACCGGTGATGAAACAGGCGCGACGAGCGCCAGTGGGGTTGATAGCTGA
- a CDS encoding superoxide dismutase family protein translates to MKPIALTLLCTAFALPLAVFAQTEAPQTKAEESRAAFINTEGTETGTATLTGTRGGVLIDLDLGGLPANAWLGFHVHETGTCDPHSAHESAGGHFNPTNLAHGVLSETGPHAGDMPNIHTDADGVARVQVFNPYVSLGAGENSIRGRALMVHAGADDHRSQPSGNAGDRLACAVIE, encoded by the coding sequence ATGAAACCCATTGCCCTCACTCTGCTTTGCACGGCTTTTGCTCTGCCGCTGGCAGTATTCGCTCAGACAGAAGCCCCGCAAACGAAGGCCGAAGAAAGCCGTGCGGCATTTATCAACACCGAGGGCACAGAGACCGGCACTGCGACCCTCACCGGCACCAGGGGCGGCGTTCTGATCGACCTCGACCTTGGCGGCCTTCCCGCCAATGCCTGGCTGGGGTTTCATGTGCATGAGACCGGCACATGCGATCCCCACAGCGCCCATGAATCCGCCGGCGGCCATTTCAATCCCACCAATCTGGCGCATGGTGTGTTGTCGGAAACAGGCCCTCATGCGGGGGATATGCCGAATATCCATACCGATGCAGACGGCGTCGCCCGGGTGCAGGTTTTCAACCCGTATGTGTCTCTTGGCGCTGGTGAAAACTCGATCAGGGGGCGGGCGCTCATGGTGCATGCCGGCGCCGATGATCACCGCAGTCAACCCAGTGGAAATGCAGGCGACCGCCTGGCCTGTGCGGTTATCGAATAG
- a CDS encoding cytochrome c translates to MKTVLRLFVAFAVVGMLGVAAIIWIPVSRSPASEALPEDWAPEPGEGEYAMRAGDCMACHTTEDGADFAGGRPIHSPLGTIYTANITPDPETGIGGWTLDQFRGALVDGLSADGSHLYPAMPNENYRLLTEHDIRALYSYFMEEVEPVRNDVPEPELPFPFNQRWGIRALNWLTLNHESGFTGMMGAPELDRGQYLVEGPGHCAACHSPRTVYMGQDGITADEPAFLTGGYIDGQEAPALRGPGSVIRDWPMDELTAFLATGRNFASAANGEMGLVVEHSLQYLTDEDIIAMARFLKALDGQPHDPPEMAVPQGPLSLPAPEADTRGEATALMLTEATPDMPLGARVFMDNCAQCHFVTGRGSPEIFPALQGNTLVLSDEITPLVSIILWGATMEGTAQRPMPLVMQGYDARLSDDDIAALTSFLRQAWGNEAGPVTAAEVADIRANERPAAPQEDAAISD, encoded by the coding sequence ATGAAAACCGTCCTTCGCCTATTCGTGGCCTTCGCAGTGGTCGGCATGCTTGGCGTCGCGGCGATCATATGGATCCCCGTCAGCCGCTCACCCGCCTCCGAGGCTTTGCCTGAAGATTGGGCTCCTGAACCGGGGGAGGGCGAATACGCCATGCGGGCGGGCGATTGCATGGCCTGCCATACGACTGAGGATGGTGCGGATTTCGCGGGCGGGCGGCCGATCCACAGCCCGCTTGGCACGATCTACACTGCGAACATCACACCGGATCCTGAAACCGGGATTGGCGGCTGGACGCTCGATCAGTTCCGGGGCGCGCTGGTCGATGGGCTGAGCGCCGATGGCAGCCATCTTTACCCCGCCATGCCCAATGAGAATTACAGGCTTCTGACGGAACACGACATCCGCGCGCTCTACAGCTATTTCATGGAAGAGGTGGAGCCGGTCCGCAACGACGTGCCCGAGCCAGAGCTGCCATTCCCCTTCAACCAGCGTTGGGGTATCCGCGCGCTGAACTGGCTGACCCTGAACCATGAGAGCGGTTTCACCGGCATGATGGGTGCGCCGGAACTGGACCGTGGCCAGTATCTGGTCGAAGGACCTGGGCACTGCGCGGCCTGCCACAGCCCCCGCACGGTCTATATGGGACAGGACGGGATCACGGCGGATGAGCCAGCCTTCCTGACTGGCGGCTATATCGATGGGCAGGAAGCCCCCGCCTTGCGCGGTCCGGGAAGTGTGATCCGCGACTGGCCGATGGACGAGCTGACAGCCTTCCTTGCCACCGGGCGCAATTTCGCCTCTGCCGCGAATGGCGAGATGGGCCTCGTGGTTGAGCATTCCCTGCAATATCTGACGGATGAGGATATCATCGCCATGGCGCGCTTTCTGAAAGCGCTGGACGGCCAGCCGCATGACCCGCCCGAGATGGCAGTGCCTCAGGGGCCACTTTCCTTACCGGCCCCTGAGGCAGACACGCGCGGCGAGGCCACAGCGCTGATGCTCACCGAAGCCACCCCCGATATGCCTCTCGGCGCGAGGGTCTTCATGGACAATTGCGCCCAATGCCATTTTGTCACCGGGCGCGGCTCGCCGGAAATCTTCCCCGCGCTTCAGGGCAATACGCTGGTGCTGTCCGATGAGATCACCCCTCTGGTCTCGATCATCCTCTGGGGTGCCACGATGGAGGGAACGGCGCAGCGACCGATGCCTTTGGTGATGCAGGGCTATGACGCGCGGTTGAGTGATGACGACATCGCCGCCCTGACCAGCTTTCTGAGGCAGGCATGGGGCAACGAGGCCGGACCGGTAACTGCCGCCGAGGTTGCGGATATCCGCGCAAATGAGCGGCCCGCCGCGCCTCAGGAGGATGCAGCCATCTCAGACTGA
- a CDS encoding GMC family oxidoreductase, which produces MARQDPKKDVVIVGLGWTGAIMGMELVQEGLEIVALERGPDRRTVPEMKYPGMIDELAQGERHKMMQRPSQSTITIRRDLNETALPMRKWGSFLLGNGVGGSGVHWNGQNWRPQPVEMGLRSYIADRWGDGIIPEDMTVGDYPVTYDELEPFFDRFEYVAGISGNAGNVNGEIREGGNPFEGWRSRDYPMPALPETYNGAKFAEAARAMGYHPFPRPGGNASTSYVNEYGMQMGACNFCGFCERYGCYQYSKSSPQTTILAALFRKPNFSYRTGAEVLRVEMAPDGQTATGVTYFDEDSGEEVFQPADIVILAAYQIENVRLMLISGIGQPYDPATGEGVTGRNYGYQITGSTSMFFKDEHFNPFVGAGINGMCIDDFGMNAIDFGVEGFIGGAYISSAQTNGQPIRSMPLPEDTPEWGGGWKSAIAEWYGHEMSISHHASVMSYRGHYCDLDPTYKDRHGRPLMRITFDWHPNELRLNAFLQQKIEDLARSMQPDLMKSSYKDFDSRYDVRPYQTTHNTGGAILSDTPESGPLNRYLQAWDKHNVFVTGAGAFVQNTQYNPTGLVGGLAYWAADAIRRHYLRNPGPLV; this is translated from the coding sequence ATGGCGAGGCAGGACCCGAAAAAGGATGTGGTGATTGTCGGCCTTGGGTGGACGGGCGCAATCATGGGGATGGAACTGGTCCAGGAGGGGTTGGAGATTGTGGCGCTGGAGCGCGGCCCCGACCGCCGCACCGTGCCGGAAATGAAATATCCCGGGATGATCGACGAACTGGCGCAGGGCGAGCGTCACAAGATGATGCAGCGCCCCTCGCAATCCACGATCACCATCCGCCGCGACCTGAATGAAACCGCGCTGCCAATGCGCAAATGGGGCTCGTTTCTGCTCGGGAATGGTGTCGGCGGCTCGGGCGTGCATTGGAACGGTCAGAACTGGCGGCCGCAGCCGGTCGAAATGGGACTTCGCAGCTATATCGCTGATCGCTGGGGCGACGGCATCATCCCCGAGGATATGACCGTTGGCGACTACCCCGTCACCTATGACGAGCTGGAGCCGTTTTTTGATCGTTTCGAATATGTGGCAGGTATTTCCGGGAACGCCGGCAATGTGAATGGCGAGATCCGCGAAGGCGGCAATCCGTTCGAGGGCTGGCGGTCGCGCGACTATCCGATGCCGGCTTTGCCCGAGACATATAATGGCGCGAAATTCGCCGAGGCCGCGCGTGCCATGGGCTATCACCCGTTTCCGCGCCCCGGCGGCAATGCCTCCACCTCATATGTCAACGAATACGGGATGCAGATGGGGGCCTGCAATTTTTGCGGCTTTTGTGAGCGCTACGGCTGTTACCAATACTCGAAATCATCACCTCAGACGACGATCCTCGCCGCGCTCTTCCGCAAACCGAATTTCAGCTACCGCACCGGGGCCGAGGTCTTGCGCGTCGAGATGGCTCCTGACGGCCAGACCGCAACCGGCGTGACATACTTTGACGAGGACAGCGGCGAAGAGGTGTTCCAGCCCGCCGATATCGTCATCCTCGCCGCATATCAGATCGAAAATGTCAGGCTGATGCTGATCTCGGGCATCGGCCAGCCCTATGACCCGGCCACGGGCGAAGGCGTGACGGGCAGGAATTACGGCTATCAGATCACCGGCTCGACCTCGATGTTCTTCAAAGACGAGCATTTCAACCCCTTTGTCGGTGCCGGCATCAATGGCATGTGCATTGATGATTTCGGCATGAATGCGATTGATTTCGGGGTCGAAGGGTTCATCGGCGGCGCCTATATCTCTTCCGCCCAGACCAATGGCCAGCCGATCCGCTCGATGCCACTGCCCGAGGATACGCCGGAATGGGGGGGCGGTTGGAAATCGGCCATCGCTGAATGGTATGGGCATGAGATGAGCATCTCGCATCATGCCTCGGTGATGTCTTACCGCGGGCATTATTGCGATTTGGACCCGACCTATAAGGATCGCCATGGCCGCCCCCTGATGCGGATCACCTTTGACTGGCACCCGAATGAGCTGCGGCTGAATGCCTTTTTGCAGCAGAAGATCGAGGATCTGGCGCGCTCGATGCAGCCCGACCTGATGAAATCCAGCTACAAGGATTTCGACAGCCGTTATGACGTGCGGCCCTATCAGACCACACATAACACCGGCGGGGCGATCCTGTCGGACACGCCCGAGAGCGGTCCGCTGAACCGCTATCTCCAGGCCTGGGACAAGCACAATGTCTTTGTGACCGGGGCGGGGGCTTTCGTGCAGAACACCCAATACAACCCGACCGGTCTGGTCGGCGGGCTTGCCTATTGGGCGGCGGATGCGATCCGGCGCCATTATCTGCGCAATCCCGGTCCGCTGGTCTGA
- a CDS encoding gluconate 2-dehydrogenase subunit 3 family protein, with amino-acid sequence MTAPPQGSPPDRIANDPTSYPLSHPGRRQFLRVSAASLAAAGLWRSNAAKAQALPPLAEHPRVYFNETEWAFVLSAVARLIPSDGDGPGAIEARVPVFIDRELAGDFGTAKDWYMEGPHQPDAPPELGWQSPMSPAEIYRAGIPLFDEWCVSSQGAGFADLTAEAQDEALAALEDGDVPLPPELRDFFDILLANTKEGYFSDPIHGGNHGMAAWVHIGFPGARAHFREWVERHNIPYPLGPVSISGERA; translated from the coding sequence ATGACCGCCCCACCACAAGGTTCACCGCCAGACCGTATCGCCAATGATCCGACCAGCTACCCGCTCAGTCATCCGGGACGCCGCCAGTTTCTGAGAGTTTCCGCCGCCAGCCTGGCGGCAGCAGGGCTCTGGCGCTCCAATGCGGCAAAAGCGCAAGCCCTTCCGCCCCTCGCAGAACACCCCCGCGTTTATTTCAATGAAACCGAATGGGCGTTCGTCCTTTCGGCGGTCGCGCGGCTGATCCCATCCGACGGTGATGGACCTGGTGCGATCGAGGCGCGGGTGCCGGTCTTTATTGATCGCGAACTGGCCGGGGATTTTGGCACCGCCAAGGATTGGTATATGGAGGGACCGCATCAGCCTGATGCACCGCCCGAACTCGGCTGGCAGTCTCCCATGTCGCCAGCCGAAATCTATCGCGCTGGCATTCCGCTCTTCGATGAATGGTGTGTCAGCAGTCAGGGCGCGGGTTTCGCGGATCTCACCGCAGAGGCGCAGGACGAAGCCCTTGCCGCGCTTGAAGACGGCGATGTGCCGCTGCCGCCGGAACTGCGCGATTTCTTTGACATCCTGCTCGCTAATACCAAAGAGGGTTATTTTTCCGACCCCATCCATGGCGGCAATCACGGCATGGCGGCCTGGGTCCATATCGGCTTTCCCGGTGCGCGGGCGCATTTCAGGGAATGGGTCGAGCGGCACAATATCCCTTATCCGCTCGGCCCGGTGTCGATCTCGGGCGAGAGGGCCTGA
- a CDS encoding exopolysaccharide biosynthesis protein encodes MSENDDVLSAVLDQLDTAAEAETVSVGTVVEASGTRSFATLMLVFALIAVSPASIVPGVTTVVALLEFLLVTQMIAGRRHLWLPVIISERAITGERLRSAVSWLRKPIAVIDHILQPRLSFLTEKPYLYLWLFLILGLTLVMPFMELVRGTGTVASCFIALVAAAVLTRDGALLLLAGLCLAALVWVAQWLGGALL; translated from the coding sequence ATGTCAGAAAACGATGATGTTCTGAGCGCAGTTCTGGATCAGCTCGATACGGCGGCCGAGGCGGAGACTGTGAGCGTCGGCACGGTGGTCGAGGCCTCGGGCACGCGCTCCTTCGCAACCCTCATGCTGGTTTTCGCACTGATCGCGGTCTCTCCGGCCAGCATCGTGCCCGGCGTGACAACCGTGGTTGCACTGCTGGAATTCCTGCTCGTGACGCAGATGATTGCCGGTCGGCGTCACCTCTGGTTGCCGGTCATCATTTCAGAGCGCGCCATCACCGGCGAGCGCCTGAGGTCAGCGGTTTCATGGCTGCGCAAGCCCATTGCCGTTATAGACCACATCCTGCAACCACGGCTGAGTTTCCTCACCGAAAAGCCTTACCTCTACCTATGGCTTTTTCTGATCCTCGGCCTCACCCTCGTCATGCCATTCATGGAACTGGTACGCGGCACCGGAACCGTTGCATCCTGTTTCATTGCCCTCGTGGCGGCGGCAGTTCTGACGAGGGATGGAGCGCTGCTTCTTCTGGCGGGCCTTTGTCTTGCTGCGTTGGTATGGGTGGCTCAATGGCTCGGAGGGGCGCTGCTTTGA
- a CDS encoding integrase core domain-containing protein: MGEGASREELSGFPPPDVAGQRFDSIQHASRAIGDWSSFYNNRRPHQALAMRSPAEAFRIAA; this comes from the coding sequence GTGGGAGAAGGGGCAAGTCGAGAAGAACTGTCGGGATTCCCGCCACCAGATGTTGCAGGCCAGCGCTTCGACAGCATCCAGCACGCAAGCCGGGCAATCGGTGACTGGAGCAGCTTCTACAACAACCGCCGCCCTCATCAGGCGCTTGCAATGCGCTCGCCGGCAGAGGCATTCAGAATAGCGGCTTAA
- the tatA gene encoding twin-arginine translocase TatA/TatE family subunit — translation MLSNALTLPHILVIAVVALVLFGKGKVSSLMGEVGKGISAFKKGISEADAEAQEAPAALEAAHKDSM, via the coding sequence ATGCTCTCTAACGCTCTAACGCTCCCCCACATCCTGGTCATTGCAGTCGTGGCGCTTGTCCTTTTTGGCAAGGGCAAGGTTTCCTCGCTGATGGGAGAAGTCGGCAAGGGGATCTCGGCATTCAAAAAGGGGATTTCGGAAGCTGATGCGGAAGCCCAAGAGGCACCGGCCGCGCTCGAAGCCGCGCACAAGGATTCTATGTAA
- a CDS encoding GntR family transcriptional regulator: MPKKSLHDFASGCLEAAIDGGILPAGTVMIEGPIAQHFGISRVPVRQAIARLERKGKAYRFNGRGLVVGPPGTPPRRELLEKVLPSLILEERPPPLAWQTFGNELEAIIVHQAFFGAVRLSEAELARHFNVGRSVARDALQHLEPLGLIGKDSSQRWLVVPLDDQRIHELYQLRLQLEPHTLAEATPFIPRDLLSDMITRHEHALRHYTSLSAEDLYALELDLHVTCLGYCPNGTFVSVLRRTQCLLLLSRQVLGRRLEMPQSEPFLAEHLTVLRAMAAGDATAAREAMALHLSNSVAKVAARAAAMRNRYQPTPQPFFRS; this comes from the coding sequence ATGCCGAAAAAATCTCTTCATGATTTCGCATCCGGCTGCCTGGAGGCAGCCATTGATGGTGGCATTCTTCCGGCCGGTACTGTGATGATCGAGGGACCGATCGCGCAGCATTTCGGCATAAGCCGTGTGCCTGTGCGTCAGGCCATCGCCCGACTGGAGAGGAAGGGCAAGGCGTATCGCTTCAACGGCAGGGGTCTGGTGGTCGGGCCACCCGGAACGCCGCCAAGACGCGAGCTATTGGAAAAAGTCCTGCCCAGCCTGATCCTTGAAGAGCGGCCGCCCCCCCTGGCCTGGCAGACATTTGGCAACGAACTGGAAGCGATTATCGTCCATCAGGCTTTCTTCGGGGCTGTGCGGCTGAGCGAGGCGGAACTGGCGCGCCACTTCAATGTCGGGCGCAGCGTTGCACGAGATGCGCTCCAGCATCTTGAACCGCTCGGGTTGATAGGCAAGGATTCCAGCCAACGCTGGCTGGTGGTCCCGCTGGACGATCAAAGGATTCATGAGCTCTATCAACTGCGCCTGCAGCTGGAGCCGCACACCCTTGCAGAGGCGACCCCCTTTATTCCCCGGGATCTGCTCTCCGACATGATCACGCGCCATGAGCACGCGCTAAGACACTATACTTCGCTCAGCGCTGAAGATCTGTATGCGCTTGAACTTGATCTGCATGTGACCTGCCTGGGCTATTGTCCGAATGGGACTTTCGTTTCCGTGCTCCGCCGCACACAGTGCCTCCTTTTGCTCAGCCGCCAAGTCCTGGGTCGCAGGCTGGAAATGCCGCAGTCAGAACCATTCCTGGCCGAGCATCTGACCGTGCTCCGCGCTATGGCAGCAGGAGATGCGACTGCGGCCAGAGAAGCCATGGCACTTCATCTGTCGAATTCGGTAGCGAAGGTTGCAGCGCGCGCCGCCGCCATGCGCAACCGCTATCAACCGACGCCGCAGCCCTTCTTCCGGTCCTGA
- a CDS encoding UxaA family hydrolase, which translates to MQQAPVIQLNPADSVGVLRRMLKIGEPLGIAGMSATDLLPRGHKVALQDIPAGTEVRKFGQVIGIASTGIAAGQHVHLHNLSMTDSAVRHQFSTETQWPGLLPEAERATFMGYDRGYGGVGTRNYIGIVSTVNCSATVSHYIAEHFNRSGGLDGYDNIHGVVPLTHGGGCAINTNGEGYEYLTRVISGYATHPNFGGILMIGLGCETNQIRPILEHYKLDEGNRFRTMTIQQFGGTRKTIEAACGMIREMLPGVNAVKRSRQPLSHLKVALECGGSDGYSGITANPALGYASDLLVRNGATTVLAETPEIYGAEHLLTRRARSPEVAERLLERIEWWRGYTSRNGAELNNNPSHGNKEGGLTTILEKSLGAVAKGGSMPLNAVYHYAEKITEQGFVFMDTPGYDPVAVTGQVAGGCNMVCFTTGRGSVSGWKPSPTIKIATNTVMYDHMKEDMDINCGDIARGTDTIEAAGKRIYDLVLAVASGERTLSEQFDYGNNEFVPWQVGAVT; encoded by the coding sequence ATGCAGCAGGCCCCTGTTATCCAGCTTAACCCGGCCGACAGTGTCGGTGTGCTGCGCCGGATGCTGAAGATCGGTGAACCGCTCGGGATTGCCGGCATGAGCGCCACGGATCTGCTGCCGCGCGGCCATAAGGTCGCGCTTCAGGACATTCCGGCCGGGACAGAGGTGCGCAAATTCGGCCAGGTCATCGGCATTGCCAGCACCGGCATTGCGGCCGGTCAGCATGTCCATCTGCACAATCTTTCGATGACCGACAGCGCGGTGCGTCATCAGTTCTCCACCGAGACGCAATGGCCGGGGCTGCTGCCCGAGGCTGAGCGCGCGACCTTCATGGGCTATGATCGTGGCTATGGCGGCGTCGGCACCCGCAACTATATCGGCATCGTCTCGACGGTGAACTGCTCGGCCACGGTATCGCATTACATCGCCGAGCATTTCAACCGCTCCGGCGGGCTGGATGGCTATGACAATATACATGGCGTCGTGCCGCTGACGCATGGCGGTGGTTGCGCGATCAACACCAATGGCGAGGGCTATGAATATCTGACCCGCGTCATCAGTGGCTATGCCACGCATCCGAATTTCGGCGGCATCCTGATGATCGGCCTGGGCTGTGAGACCAATCAGATCCGCCCGATCCTGGAGCATTACAAGCTGGATGAGGGCAACCGCTTCCGTACCATGACGATCCAGCAGTTTGGCGGCACCCGCAAAACCATCGAAGCCGCCTGCGGGATGATCCGCGAAATGCTGCCCGGGGTGAATGCGGTGAAGCGCAGCCGTCAGCCGCTTTCACATCTGAAAGTGGCGCTCGAATGCGGCGGATCGGATGGCTATTCCGGGATCACCGCCAATCCAGCGCTCGGCTACGCTTCGGATCTTCTGGTGCGCAACGGCGCGACGACGGTGCTGGCGGAGACACCGGAAATCTACGGCGCCGAGCATTTGCTGACCCGGCGCGCCCGCAGCCCGGAAGTGGCCGAACGGCTGCTGGAGCGGATTGAATGGTGGCGCGGCTACACCAGCCGCAACGGGGCAGAACTGAACAACAACCCCTCGCATGGCAATAAGGAAGGTGGGCTGACCACCATTCTTGAAAAGTCGCTGGGCGCGGTGGCGAAGGGCGGATCGATGCCGCTGAACGCGGTCTATCACTATGCCGAAAAGATTACCGAGCAAGGGTTCGTTTTCATGGACACGCCCGGATATGACCCAGTGGCGGTGACCGGTCAGGTGGCGGGCGGCTGCAATATGGTCTGCTTCACCACCGGGCGCGGCTCGGTTTCGGGCTGGAAGCCCAGCCCGACCATCAAGATCGCCACCAATACCGTGATGTATGACCATATGAAGGAGGATATGGACATCAATTGCGGTGATATTGCCCGTGGAACTGATACGATTGAGGCGGCCGGGAAGCGGATCTATGATCTGGTCCTTGCCGTCGCCTCGGGCGAGCGGACGCTTTCTGAGCAGTTCGACTATGGCAACAATGAATTTGTGCCCTGGCAGGTCGGGGCGGTGACCTGA
- a CDS encoding FAD-binding protein, with protein MERDWNEKPLREVETDVLVIGGGGAALRAALEAREAGADVLIAVKGDLRGSGATFYSVAEVGAFNVPDGAGDSSDNPGVHAGDILHAAQGMADPRLVEILTEEAEEALHYLEGKGVPFEKTEQGGYLTFRACFSSRPRSHVIRDHFKPIMRALGSEVTAKGIRGLDQLMVVDLVVRDGICLGALAIDREGAPILLRAGATIMTTGGASQLFSKNLYPADITGDGYAMAWRAGAHLTNMEFMQAGVSILSPFVNLFGNYLWDARPNLTDAEGQPVIQPFLPEGVTRDAVLDAKENHFPFSARGVSRYVEISIQKTINSGKGTPEGGVWMDFRDTNFDKVLGDSSRSIAHMWPLTYDWYLSKGVDLYKDRVQITCSGHAINGGLRINADAGSNIRGLFAAGETAAGPHGADRLGGNMAMTCQVFGARAGRAAAALALAEGRRPLPDRCAAEQAKLSAVMARKGEESAGAIRLDLQALATRHLLVVRDGAGLAAFLSGAEALRDRLARVPADSPAALRFVLETENLLETGCLMARAAQERAESRGGHYREDFPAADPGQETSIIFDRNRPEGFFRATLSSL; from the coding sequence ATGGAGCGCGACTGGAATGAAAAACCTCTGCGCGAGGTGGAAACCGATGTCCTGGTGATCGGCGGCGGCGGTGCGGCCTTGCGCGCCGCGCTCGAGGCCCGCGAGGCCGGAGCCGATGTGCTGATCGCCGTCAAAGGCGATCTGCGCGGCAGCGGCGCCACCTTCTACAGCGTCGCCGAAGTCGGCGCCTTCAACGTGCCGGACGGGGCAGGGGACAGTTCCGACAATCCGGGCGTCCATGCCGGCGATATTCTGCATGCCGCCCAGGGCATGGCCGACCCGCGGCTGGTTGAGATCCTGACCGAAGAGGCGGAAGAGGCGCTTCATTACCTGGAAGGCAAGGGCGTGCCGTTCGAGAAGACCGAACAGGGCGGCTATCTGACCTTTCGGGCCTGCTTTTCCAGCCGGCCGCGCTCGCATGTGATCCGCGACCATTTCAAGCCGATCATGCGCGCCCTTGGCAGTGAGGTGACGGCGAAAGGCATCCGGGGGCTCGATCAGCTGATGGTGGTCGATCTGGTCGTGCGCGACGGTATCTGTCTTGGCGCGCTTGCGATTGACCGCGAGGGCGCGCCGATCCTGTTGCGTGCCGGTGCGACGATCATGACGACGGGCGGTGCAAGCCAGCTCTTCTCGAAAAACCTCTATCCGGCCGATATCACCGGTGATGGCTATGCCATGGCCTGGCGGGCCGGAGCGCATCTGACCAATATGGAATTCATGCAGGCCGGGGTCAGCATCCTGTCGCCTTTCGTGAATCTCTTTGGCAATTACCTCTGGGATGCGCGTCCCAACCTTACCGATGCCGAGGGTCAGCCGGTGATCCAGCCCTTCCTGCCGGAAGGTGTGACCCGTGATGCGGTGCTGGATGCCAAGGAGAACCACTTCCCCTTCAGCGCGCGCGGCGTCTCGCGCTATGTCGAGATTTCGATCCAGAAGACCATCAACAGCGGCAAAGGCACGCCCGAGGGCGGGGTCTGGATGGATTTCCGCGATACCAATTTCGACAAGGTGCTGGGCGACAGCAGCCGCTCTATCGCGCATATGTGGCCGCTGACCTATGACTGGTATTTGTCGAAGGGCGTCGATCTCTACAAGGACCGGGTGCAGATCACCTGTTCCGGCCATGCGATCAACGGTGGCCTGCGCATCAATGCCGATGCCGGCTCGAATATCCGCGGGCTTTTTGCCGCCGGAGAGACTGCCGCCGGCCCGCATGGCGCCGACCGGCTTGGCGGCAATATGGCGATGACTTGTCAGGTGTTCGGCGCAAGGGCAGGGCGCGCCGCGGCAGCACTTGCGCTGGCCGAGGGGCGGCGCCCTCTGCCGGATCGCTGCGCAGCGGAACAGGCGAAGCTCAGCGCGGTCATGGCCCGCAAGGGTGAGGAAAGCGCCGGGGCGATCCGGCTTGATCTGCAGGCATTGGCGACGCGGCATTTGCTGGTCGTGCGCGATGGTGCGGGGCTTGCGGCCTTCCTGTCGGGGGCAGAGGCGCTGCGCGACAGGCTGGCGCGGGTGCCGGCCGACAGCCCGGCGGCGCTGCGCTTCGTGCTGGAAACTGAGAATCTGCTGGAAACCGGCTGCCTGATGGCGCGCGCGGCGCAAGAGCGCGCCGAAAGCCGCGGCGGTCATTACCGTGAGGATTTTCCTGCCGCAGATCCGGGCCAGGAAACCAGCATCATCTTTGACCGCAATCGCCCGGAAGGTTTTTTCCGCGCCACGCTCTCTTCGCTCTGA